GAGCAGCGGCCGCCTACAAAACCAAGCCAGCCCATCTGCCGCTTCCTGTACAATTACGCGAGGGGCAGATAAAAACGTACTAATAtctatatgtacatatatatacgttcCCACATAAATACATAACTACGTACATCCCCCCCACGTACAATCGCCTTCCTGTCAAAGTTGCTTCCCTCCCGTATGAGTTAAAACATGGAATGTACCTGCGAAAGGGGGCTTCGTTTGTAGACCAGAAAAGGGGATCGAGAGGAATGGGTGAAGAGAAAGAGACGGAAGGGGCCACTCGCATTCGCTGAAGATGCATAGTTAGATATATGCGCGACGGTACATGCGCTAAgctatatgcatatacatgccTACGCGTGCGCATGCTGATAGACCTGTCGCAGGGGACCGACGACGCGCCGAGCACTTCGAAGAACCCCCAAAGCATGAAAACCGCCAGCCCGCATAGGCACCCATTTTGCGAGCCCCTACTCAGTACCCCATAAACGGAAAGAATGATTTCGGAGAAGAGGAAACACCGCAAGGACAAGGCCCACCGGAAGGGAAAACCGgggaaaggggaggaggaggctTGGGCAACCCCCCACAAGGAGGATAATAAGGAGGATAATGAGGAGCATAATAAGGAGCGTAATAACGTGCATAACGAGCGTAACGAGCGTGGCGGCGAAAGCGACTGCAATGGCCACTCCCTCTCGCCCCTAATCGAGGCGCACAACTTCTTCGAAGACAATGAGGTTAGTGAAAacgaagagaaggaaaataaaaagaagaagaagaagaaaaaaaaaaaaaacagagagGACGAccaggaggagggggagcacCCCCCCACGGATGTAAACAGCCCCAGTTGTGAGATGGAGTGGGGTGAAGCCAAGAGGGAGGAACACCAACTGGGTAGCCACGatgagcaggaggaggagaggaagagaCGAAAGCAGGAAAGGAGAAGGCttaaggaggagaagaaaaggctcaaggaggaggagaagaaaaggctcaaggaggaggagaagaaaaggctcaaggaggaggagaagaaaaagctcaaggaggaaaataaaatactcaaggaggaggagaaaaaaaggctcaAGGAGGAGAATAAAATActcaaggaggagaagaaacggctcaaggaggaggagaagaaaatactcaaggaggagaagaaacggctcaaggaggaggagagtaAAATACgcaaggaggagaagaaacggctcaaggaggaggagaagaaaagacgCAAGGAAGAGGCCACGAAGGAATCGCTGCCTACTAAGCAACCGCTGCCTACGAAGGAATCGCTGCCTACGAAGGAATCGCTGCCTACGAAGGAATCGCTGCCTACGAAGGAATCGCTGCCTACGAAGGAATCGCTGCCTACGAAGGAATCGCTGCCCACGAAGCAACTGCTGCCTACTAAGCAACTGCTGCCTACTAAGCAACTGCTGCCTACTAAGCAATCGCTGCCTACTAAGCAATCGCCGCCAACTAAGCAATCGCCGCCAACTAAGCAATCGCCGCCAACTAAGCAATCGCCGCCAACTAAGCAATCGCCGCCTACTAAGCAACCGCTGCCTACGAAGCAATCGCTTCCTACTAAGCAACTGCTGCCTACTAAGCTATCGCCGCCTACTAAGCAACCCCAAacagcgagaaaaaaaaaaagtgtccGCTTCGAGCATGAAGAAGCCACCAACGAAGAAATCCTCAACTACTTCATCCACTCGTACAAGGACAAAATAAGCATAGAGAACGACGAGCTGTGCCAAGTAATGACTGGCAAGAAATTTTTTGACATCGAACGATTGGCCAAAAACGCCACGGAAATTACCCACCAGTCATTAATgctgaaaaatatacaaaaggaacagaaaaattattgcaAGAAATGTGGGTATATTTACAACTATGACGattacatgtacatgtatatgaaGCGTTTTAATCTGTCCAAGTTCAGGGAGAGCACTAACTGCCTCAGTGGAAGAAGTTCTTATGGCCCATTTAGTAATGCCATGGAGGAGAATGCCAAATTCGACAACGAAAATGCCATAAAGTGTATTTATTGTGGAGCCCTAATAGATACTATCGAAATGTATGAGCACTGggatggaaaagaaaattttattgaatTAAATTCCTAcagagaaaaatacatatttgaCAAGAATCAAAAAAGttattggaaaaataaaatcaccTCTTTTGAAAAGAACGTGTCCCTATTCAAGGAAGATCAAAATCAAGCCTATAATATTACTTATGAAAAATGCACAGATTGTGGCAATgactttttgcattttattaatatacaGACCAGGAGTGCCGATGAAGGATCCaccattatttatttctgtCCCAATTGTAAGAAGCAGACTACTGTTAATAATTAGTtgagtttttctttttttatgcgtacACGATTGCACTGCTGTATGGCCTGCTTGAATGAGTAAATCCCttcacacacacacatatacacatatacacatatacacatacacacatatacacatatacacatacacacatacacacatatacacatacacacatatacacccCTTCCCCTGAATGATACCATCCCCGTTCATCTTCGCGCCGAAATGCCGTgagctttttttcccatgtgtCAAACTAGAGCAATACAATTTTGTAGCCACTACACCTGTGgcacattttgtttttttgagGGGGGGAATATCTCCCTCAATTATGCCGCTCCTCAGTGGGTGCTCCCTTACGCCTTTAAAATGACCTGCCCTGTGCAGATGGCAGTCTATTCGGAGCCCCACACACAGATGTCATGTGCTACCCGTCAGGGTAAACTGTTTCGTAAAATTTGTCTTCCACTCCTTTTGCGTATCTTtgcgtttgtttgttttttttctcccatttttactcCGTGGAGGAAGGCCCCCGCGCAAAACGCACCAACTCTGAACAGCCAGCTCGGCTTCTTCAACGAGACGTAAAAATTACTCTTCAAATGGTAAGCTTAGCTTAGCCCATTCGTACGTACACAAACGTACGGGTGAACTGTCTCCTTCACTCAGAAGTTAATTTGGtacgaaaaaagaaaaaaaaaggtgggacAACACGGAACGTACGTACTTTTATGCACGTAGTTACACAGCGCAGGTGAATAGTGCCAGGAAAGGGACCCGTCTGTAAGCCTCCTAATCGTATTAACCCATCCTCCTGTGCAGTGGAAGCGCAGTTttgtgccaaaaaaaagggggtcacACAGGAGGGGGTGAGGCCCATTTTAAAGCAGTGCTATTTCCTGTGGAGGCCTCACATCCGTTTAGTTATAACACCAGCGTTATCCGTTAGGTATTCCCCCCACCAGCACTACCACCAGCACTACCACCAGCACTACCGCCAGCACTACACCCCTACTTGTGCACATCGGCcgatttttccttcttctgcttcttctgcgttttcttcttctctcgGCTCAACTTCTTCCGCACCGTGCCCCCCCTGTCCCTCCTCATTTGGTACGCACCCATGTCTTCACTCGTTCTAATGGGAACTACAAAAGACTcgttgtaaaaatggggccAACAACGCACCACCTGCGTTTGCTTATATACATGACCATCTCCAAGGGGTATAATTTCCCGCCATGTTTTGTCCCCCAAAAGATTTTCCCGcctgaaaaaaatattcttaatGTGGCATATGGGCTTAATGTGCCTCCTCAAGTTtaggttcatttttttgggggggtgtctgtctatgtatatatgtgtatgtgtgaaCATTAACCTATAGGGAAGGCCCCTACTCTAAGGCTCTGTTTCATCAAGCAGATGTAGCTGTCTCCTCGTTGCATCTGTTGAGACAACCAAGCTGCGTATAAACGTGAACTATTCGTTGGATGCATCCCAGACATGGCCTCACACTGCGCGCTGGGGGACAAGGAACACTGGCACAAAATAGCACTCTCCTGTTCGGTCTGCAAGGGGAGCGATTGCACTGCTGGAGCCACCCGTATCATGGAAAAGCTGCTGCCAGGAAAAGTGCTTCCCGCTTTGACGAAACTGTTTCAGCAAGAGGTTGCCTGTGCAATATTTCCTGTGGGGACGTAAAAGGGGCCTTCAGTCGAACACGTCACTTTAGTTTCGCTGGGCACATTGTCATAGcgttgccaaaaaaaaaaaaaaaaagctacctCACCTGACAGTTAGTTAAATTCCGACGGGTTGCGCTAAGCTGCACCACAGAAGGGCAATTTCTTTAATCGCCCTTTTTCGTCCAAACAAATGCGCTCGCTAGTGTACACCTTTTTGCCGCAAGCCTGCCATCTTTAATTTTAGCGTACATGTTTCAGTTGCGCCGCGACTGCCTAGGGTTGTGCATAgctggagaaaaaaaaaaaaaaaaaaaaaaaaaaaaacaaaaaaataaataaaaaaaattgtcaaaattttgtaaaaaaaaaacgccataTGCCAACTGTGCCAAGAGGAGAAAGAAGTCACCGCGACGCGCAAACAACCGTAGAGATAAAACTCCCGTCAGCGCTGCTGcattcgtttctttttttcatttctctgCCTGCCCCTTGTCACAAATTTGAAcccctattttttattcatctcTATACACCGTACAACATATTTGCCTACGCTGTGTACCCATTTGCGTGCGTAGGTTTCGCATGAGCGGCTaagcttttttaattttgtgaTTTGCCAGAGTACAACTCCTTCACGCGCACAAACTTCCACGAGGCTTAAACGCAAAGCCCATTCCTGCTGTTAAACGTTTGCGCCTCCTTCTTGTGCTGTGAAATGAAAGTCTAGTGGTTGTGGCCCCCCATGTATATAACCCTACGAGAGTTAACCCTACGCGAGTTAACCCTACGAAGTGTTTGCATACCCATAGAATTGCCAAGGTATGCTCGTGTGTATCTAGTCAGTAACACTGTATCAACCCCGTTGGGATGAACTATTGACACATGTTTACCTTTCTCGTGTGAAGATATTacaactcctttttttttgctaccccCTCAGGTAGCTATTTGCTTTATGCACGTGTACATGGCAACATTATACACGTTTGTTTGCCAACTGGGGAGAGCAACCCTTCGTCACTTTTGAGCAGCGCGTACCTTCATAGACTCTCTTGCTGTATCTTGCTTTATCTCGCTGCATCTCGCTATATCTCGCTATAtctctctctccccccctccctcgCTTTTTTCGAATGGACACAGTTTACATTGCATAAGGAACGAAACGTACACCGATGTGTTATACGTATGCGCACAGGAGCTTCCACTTTTGTGACGCACGTGCTCTTAGACGCGTCCCCCCGCCTGTCCATCAGAGTAAAGGAAGCACACCTACTCAGTaggtaaaatataaaatttggaTTTGTTTTCCTAATCCATCACGCTTACCCATTTCTTGCAGAAGCGTTGCTTTAgctgcatgtatgtacatttaagAGGCGCTAACTCAGTGACTGTGCCTTTCACCTGTGCGTGTTTTCCGCTTGGCTGATTGTTATGCACGTATGCCTTGTTCTATGCACACAAAAAcgtacatttatatttacgcCGCTCTATTTGTCTTCCCCCTGCGCGCTAGTCCATAAAAAGTACAAGTTTATGCACACCCCTGTGAGACTCACTTACGAATGTTAGCTCCCTCTACTCCTCTGcgttattttattccttGTGCCCCCATCCCCCAATAGGTAATTTGCCTGTGTGGCCGCCTTCTAAATGGAAACCCGACAAAACCTGTGTTGCACATTATACcatatttcccccccactTGAAATAAACGCGTCATCGTTTGAGACTCCCACCCAAATGTGCAAAACGGACCAAGTTAACCAAGTATACCGTTTGAACTTACTtcagaaggacaaaaaaaaaaatgtcagaattaagcaaaaaagagagcttatattttttggctaACTAGCAATAATATANNNNNNNNNNNNNNNNNNNNATTACCACCtttatatgcacaaatcAGGCGAAAccgtaggaaaaaaaaaaataaaataaaatagctagctagccaatttgatgattacaaaatggaaaaaagaaacataaatGTTCAGAACATAATATACAGTAGCACAGTATCGAGTAAgtggaaaaatgcaaatcATGTCtaactcctttttccttattAAGGAGATGTATAAAAGTTGGTTcgatttttatgcattttttttcccctccccgtCGCAGGCATTTTCGTCAGTCTCATATGCACCCCCCTGGacgtaataaaaaattacatccaGTACAACAGCAACATAAATTTCGACAAGAAGtacattttaaagaaaattaccaagaagaacaaaaagaggCTGCTGAAGTTTAACTCCTTTTACTACCAGACGTTCAAGAACATTTACAACAACTACGGAATTAGGGCCGTCTATAGGGGTAAGCCGAGCGCGCGCAGAGTGGCGATTTTTGCCCCGCGTTTTTGGGAACCGTGTTGTGCAGCTAACATTatacacgtatgtatgtatatatatatgtatgcatatatacatgtatatatatgtacatacacacacacgcacaatCTCGTATCATGCCGCCCCCCCTTTTAACCGCTTCGCCTCCCCCGACAGGCCTCCTCTCCACCGCAAACCTGTACATAATAAACAACAGCTTGTTTTTTTACGTGTACGAAGAGCTAAAGGATAAGGGGATTCCATACTACCTGAGCGCAACGATCTCGCGATTCATCTCCATCATCATAACGTCGCCGTTGGAGTT
This sequence is a window from Plasmodium cynomolgi strain B DNA, chromosome 3, whole genome shotgun sequence. Protein-coding genes within it:
- a CDS encoding transcription factor IIS TFIIS (putative); this translates as MISEKRKHRKDKAHRKGKPGKGEEEAWATPHKEDNKEDNEEHNKERNNVHNERNERGGESDCNGHSLSPLIEAHNFFEDNEVSENEEKENKKKKKKKKKKNREDDQEEGEHPPTDVNSPSCEMEWGEAKREEHQLGSHDEQEEERKRRKQERRRLKEEKKRLKEEEKKRLKEEEKKRLKEEEKKKLKEENKILKEEEKKRLKEENKILKEEKKRLKEEEKKILKEEKKRLKEEESKIRKEEKKRLKEEEKKRRKEEATKESLPTKQPLPTKESLPTKESLPTKESLPTKESLPTKESLPTKESLPTKQLLPTKQLLPTKQLLPTKQSLPTKQSPPTKQSPPTKQSPPTKQSPPTKQSPPTKQPLPTKQSLPTKQLLPTKLSPPTKQPQTARKKKSVRFEHEEATNEEILNYFIHSYKDKISIENDELCQVMTGKKFFDIERLAKNATEITHQSLMLKNIQKEQKNYCKKCGYIYNYDDYMYMYMKRFNLSKFRESTNCLSGRSSYGPFSNAMEENAKFDNENAIKCIYCGALIDTIEMYEHWDGKENFIELNSYREKYIFDKNQKSYWKNKITSFEKNVSLFKEDQNQAYNITYEKCTDCGNDFLHFINIQTRSADEGSTIIYFCPNYGSLFGAPHTDVMCYPSG
- a CDS encoding hypothetical protein (putative), producing MNLNLRRHIKPICHIKNIFFRRENLLGDKTWREIIPLGDGHVYKQTQVVRCWPHFYNESFVVPIRTSEDMGAYQMRRDRGGTVRKKLSREKKKTQKKQKKEKSADVH